Proteins encoded together in one Pseudomonas asiatica window:
- the urtB gene encoding urea ABC transporter permease subunit UrtB, whose protein sequence is MPAKNPPPISRITRMLRLLLTLLLLMPLATQASEGEFFLAAKPAEQASLLEGWAAQPDTARLALLDNLRQGRIAADDTRKVRLNNRLRGLIDNALASHQLLSDNSDIRLAAAQQLQKSAQPAQMAFLDRRFASEPDAAVHAALGLALANLQLGASEPAVRLAAVRLLGETGDPLARTRLEALLQPNAETDPGVRTAAETSLAQVQRKLLAGELLGQAFSGLSLGSILLLAALGLAITFGLLGVINMAHGEMLMLGAYSTYMVQVLLQRYAPGAIEFYPLIALPVAFTVSAGVGMALERTVIRHLYGRPLETLLATWGISLILIQAIRLLFGAQNVEVSNPAWLSGGIQLLPNLVLPYNRLVIIGFALAVVLLTWLLLNRTRLGLNVRAVTQNRNMAACCGVSTGRVDMLAFGLGSGIAGLGGVALSQVGNVGPDLGQSYIIDSFLVVVLGGVGQLAGSLWAAFGLGIANKLLEPQIGAVLGKILILALIILFIQKRPQGLFALKGRVID, encoded by the coding sequence ATGCCCGCGAAGAATCCACCGCCGATTTCCAGGATTACCCGCATGCTCAGACTGCTGCTCACCCTGCTCCTGCTGATGCCCTTGGCAACCCAGGCCAGCGAGGGCGAATTCTTTCTCGCTGCCAAGCCCGCCGAGCAAGCCAGCCTGCTCGAAGGCTGGGCCGCACAACCCGATACCGCACGCCTGGCCCTGTTGGACAACCTGCGCCAAGGCCGCATCGCCGCCGACGACACGCGCAAGGTGCGCCTGAACAACCGCCTGCGTGGCCTGATCGACAATGCCTTGGCCAGCCACCAGTTGCTCAGCGACAACAGCGACATCCGCCTGGCCGCTGCCCAACAACTACAGAAAAGCGCGCAACCGGCGCAAATGGCCTTCCTCGACCGGCGCTTCGCCAGCGAACCGGATGCCGCCGTGCATGCCGCCCTCGGCCTGGCCCTGGCCAACCTGCAGCTGGGCGCCAGCGAACCGGCAGTACGCCTGGCCGCCGTTCGCCTGCTCGGCGAAACCGGTGACCCGCTGGCCCGCACCCGCCTCGAAGCCTTGCTGCAACCCAACGCGGAAACCGACCCGGGCGTGCGCACCGCCGCCGAAACCAGCCTGGCCCAGGTGCAGCGCAAGCTGCTGGCCGGCGAACTGCTCGGCCAGGCCTTCAGCGGCCTGTCGCTGGGCTCGATCCTGCTGCTGGCAGCCCTTGGCCTGGCCATCACCTTCGGCCTGCTCGGGGTGATCAACATGGCCCACGGCGAAATGCTGATGCTCGGCGCCTACAGCACCTACATGGTCCAGGTACTGCTGCAACGCTACGCCCCTGGCGCCATCGAGTTCTACCCACTGATCGCCCTGCCGGTGGCCTTCACCGTCAGTGCCGGCGTCGGCATGGCGCTGGAGCGCACGGTAATCCGCCACCTGTATGGCCGCCCTCTGGAAACCCTGCTGGCGACCTGGGGAATCAGCCTGATCCTGATCCAGGCCATCCGCCTGCTGTTCGGCGCGCAGAACGTCGAAGTCAGCAACCCGGCCTGGCTGTCGGGTGGCATCCAGCTGCTGCCCAATCTGGTACTGCCATACAACCGCCTGGTGATCATCGGCTTCGCCCTGGCCGTGGTACTGCTCACCTGGCTGCTGCTCAACCGCACGCGGCTGGGCCTGAACGTGCGCGCGGTCACCCAGAACCGCAACATGGCCGCCTGCTGCGGCGTGTCCACCGGGCGCGTCGACATGCTCGCCTTCGGCCTCGGCTCGGGCATCGCCGGGCTTGGTGGCGTGGCCCTGAGCCAGGTCGGCAACGTCGGCCCGGACCTGGGCCAGAGCTACATCATCGACTCGTTCCTGGTGGTGGTGCTCGGCGGCGTCGGCCAGTTGGCCGGCAGCCTGTGGGCAGCCTTCGGCCTTGGCATCGCCAACAAGCTGCTGGAGCCGCAGATCGGCGCCGTGCTCGGCAAGATCCTCATCCTTGCGTTGATCATTCTGTTCATCCAGAAGCGCCCGCAAGGCCTGTTCGCCCTCAAGGGACGGGTAATCGACTGA
- the urtA gene encoding urea ABC transporter substrate-binding protein: MKRRSLIKAFTLSASIAAMGLSWSIQAAETIKVGILHSLSGTMAISETSLKDMALMTIEQINAKGGVNGKLLEPVVVDPASNWPLFAEKSRQLLTQDKVAVVFGCWTSVSRKSVLPVFEELNGLLFYPVQYEGEEMSPNVFYTGAAPNQQAIPAVEYLMSEDGGSAKRFFLLGTDYVYPRTTNKILRAFLHSKGVADKDIEEVYTPFGHSDYQTIVANIKKFSAGGKTAVISTVNGDSNVPFYKELANQGLKATDVPVVAFSVGEEELRGIDTKPLVGHLAAWNYFESVDNPVNQKFVADWKAYAKAKGLPGADKAVTNDPMEATYVGIHMWAQAVEKAKSTDVDKVREALAGQSFEAPSGFTLTMDKTNHHLHKPVMIGEIQDDGQFSVVWETEQPLRAQPWSPFIPGNDKRPDYAVKGN; the protein is encoded by the coding sequence ATGAAGCGACGCAGTCTGATCAAGGCCTTCACCCTTAGCGCATCGATCGCCGCAATGGGCCTGAGCTGGAGCATCCAGGCCGCCGAAACCATCAAGGTCGGTATCCTGCATTCGCTTTCGGGGACCATGGCCATTTCCGAGACTTCGCTCAAGGACATGGCGCTGATGACCATCGAGCAGATCAACGCAAAGGGCGGCGTGAACGGCAAGCTGCTCGAGCCGGTGGTGGTCGATCCGGCCTCCAACTGGCCGCTGTTCGCCGAAAAGAGCCGCCAGCTGCTAACCCAGGACAAGGTGGCAGTGGTGTTCGGTTGCTGGACCTCGGTGTCGCGCAAATCGGTGCTGCCAGTGTTCGAAGAGCTCAACGGCCTGCTGTTCTACCCGGTGCAGTACGAGGGTGAAGAGATGTCGCCGAACGTGTTCTACACCGGCGCCGCGCCCAACCAGCAGGCCATCCCGGCCGTTGAGTACCTGATGAGCGAGGACGGCGGCAGCGCCAAGCGCTTCTTCCTGCTGGGCACCGACTACGTCTACCCGCGCACCACCAACAAGATCCTGCGTGCCTTCCTGCACAGCAAGGGCGTGGCCGACAAGGACATCGAAGAGGTGTACACCCCGTTCGGCCACAGCGATTACCAGACCATCGTCGCCAACATCAAGAAGTTCTCTGCTGGCGGCAAGACAGCCGTCATTTCCACCGTCAACGGCGATTCCAATGTGCCGTTCTACAAGGAGCTGGCCAACCAGGGCCTGAAGGCCACCGATGTGCCAGTGGTGGCCTTCTCGGTGGGCGAGGAAGAACTGCGCGGCATCGACACCAAGCCTCTGGTGGGCCATCTGGCGGCGTGGAACTACTTCGAGTCTGTGGATAACCCGGTCAACCAGAAGTTCGTCGCCGACTGGAAAGCCTACGCCAAGGCCAAGGGCCTGCCAGGCGCCGACAAGGCGGTGACCAACGACCCGATGGAGGCCACCTACGTGGGCATCCACATGTGGGCGCAGGCGGTGGAAAAAGCCAAGTCCACCGATGTCGACAAGGTGCGCGAGGCACTGGCCGGGCAAAGCTTCGAGGCGCCGTCCGGTTTCACCCTGACCATGGACAAGACCAACCACCACCTGCACAAGCCGGTGATGATCGGCGAGATCCAGGATGACGGGCAGTTCAGCGTGGTGTGGGAGACCGAGCAACCGCTGCGGGCGCAGCCATGGAGCCCGTTCATTCCCGGCAACGACAAGCGCCCTGATTACGCCGTGAAAGGTAACTGA
- the cycA gene encoding D-serine/D-alanine/glycine transporter: protein MTQTSPTAPDEQHLQRNLTNRHIQLIAIGGAIGTGLFMGSGKTISLAGPSIIFVYMIIGFMLFFVMRAMGELLLSNLNYKSFIDFSADLLGPWAGYFTGWTYWFCWVVTGIADVVAIAAYTQFWFPELPQWIPALTCVGLLLSLNLVTVKMFGEMEFWFALIKIVAIIGLVATGLYMVITGFTSPSGRTAQLANLWNDGGMFPNGLMGFFAGFQIAVFAFVGIELVGTTAAEAKNPERTLPRAINSIPVRIIVFYVLALIAIMAVTPWRDVVPGKSPFVELFVLAGLPAAASIINFVVLTSAASSANSGVFSTSRMLYGLSQEGDAPKAFEKLSSRSVPANGLYFSCTCLLLGAVLIYLVPNVIEAFTLVTTVSAVLFMFVWTLILLSYLQYRKHRAALHHASKYKMPGGRFMCYVCLVFFAFILVLLSLEDDTRAALLVTPIWFVLLAVTYQGVRSKRHPRTAVRNG, encoded by the coding sequence ATGACGCAAACCTCACCCACAGCGCCAGATGAACAGCATCTGCAGCGCAACCTGACCAACCGCCACATCCAGCTGATCGCCATTGGCGGCGCAATCGGTACCGGCCTGTTCATGGGCTCGGGCAAGACTATCAGCCTGGCCGGGCCGTCGATCATCTTCGTCTACATGATCATCGGCTTCATGCTGTTCTTCGTCATGCGCGCCATGGGCGAACTGCTGCTGTCGAACCTCAACTACAAGTCGTTCATCGATTTTTCCGCCGACCTGCTCGGCCCCTGGGCAGGCTACTTCACCGGCTGGACCTACTGGTTCTGCTGGGTGGTCACCGGCATCGCCGACGTGGTCGCGATCGCGGCATATACACAGTTCTGGTTCCCCGAACTGCCGCAGTGGATACCGGCGCTGACCTGCGTAGGGCTGCTGCTGTCGCTGAACCTGGTGACGGTGAAGATGTTCGGTGAAATGGAGTTCTGGTTCGCCCTGATCAAGATCGTCGCCATCATCGGCCTGGTCGCCACCGGCCTGTACATGGTCATCACCGGCTTCACCTCGCCCAGCGGGCGCACCGCACAACTGGCCAACCTGTGGAATGACGGCGGCATGTTCCCCAATGGCCTGATGGGCTTCTTCGCCGGCTTCCAGATCGCCGTGTTCGCTTTCGTCGGCATCGAGTTGGTGGGTACAACCGCCGCCGAAGCGAAGAACCCGGAGCGCACCCTGCCACGGGCGATCAACTCGATCCCGGTACGCATCATCGTGTTCTATGTGCTGGCGCTGATCGCGATCATGGCCGTGACCCCATGGCGCGACGTGGTGCCGGGCAAGAGCCCGTTCGTGGAGCTGTTCGTGCTGGCCGGCCTGCCGGCGGCGGCGAGCATCATCAATTTCGTGGTGCTGACCTCGGCGGCTTCGTCGGCCAACAGCGGCGTGTTCTCCACCAGCCGCATGCTCTACGGCCTGTCCCAGGAAGGTGACGCGCCCAAGGCCTTCGAAAAACTGTCGAGCCGCTCGGTACCTGCCAACGGCCTGTATTTCTCCTGCACCTGCCTGCTGCTGGGTGCAGTGCTGATCTATTTGGTGCCGAACGTGATCGAGGCATTCACCTTGGTCACCACCGTTTCGGCGGTGCTGTTCATGTTCGTCTGGACGCTGATCCTGCTGTCGTACCTGCAGTACCGCAAGCACCGCGCGGCACTGCACCATGCGTCGAAGTACAAGATGCCCGGCGGGCGTTTCATGTGCTACGTGTGCCTGGTGTTCTTTGCCTTCATCCTGGTGTTGCTGAGCCTGGAAGACGATACCCGCGCGGCATTGCTGGTGACGCCGATCTGGTTTGTGCTGCTGGCGGTGACCTATCAGGGGGTGCGCAGCAAGCGTCATCCGCGCACGGCTGTGCGTAACGGCTGA
- a CDS encoding PepSY-associated TM helix domain-containing protein, whose translation MRGTRINFYNLAWRWHFYAGLFVAPFMILLAITGIIYLFKPQLDPLLYRELMVVEAGHHRQGADTMLAEVRKAYPKGHVGQYLPPLDAERSAQFVVHDAGRELNVFVDPYSGKVLGEQDGKQNLQAIARALHGELMVGTVGDRLVELAAGWGIVLVVSGLYLWWPRGRNGAGVLWPRLSARGRLFWRDLHAVTGFWGSALLLLMLVSGMTWTGLWGKQYADLWNRFPAAMWNDVPKSDQQAGELNSAHRQTVPWAMENTPMPQSGAHAEHAGHHMMSSAPAAPQISLQQVEDIATARQVEPGYSITAPTTADGVFTIAVFADDPRNDATLHVDQYTGKVLADVRWQDYSPVARATELGVMLHEGKMFGAFNQIIILLVCLMILLGSVSGLVMWWKRRPAGGLGVPPLRHDLPRWKVAVGVMLVLGLMFPLVGVSMVVMWMVDSLVVRRGRVLASA comes from the coding sequence ATGAGAGGAACACGCATCAACTTCTACAACCTGGCCTGGCGTTGGCACTTCTATGCGGGGCTGTTCGTGGCCCCGTTCATGATCCTGCTGGCAATCACCGGGATCATCTACCTGTTCAAGCCGCAGCTCGACCCGCTGCTGTACCGCGAGCTGATGGTGGTCGAAGCCGGCCACCACCGACAGGGCGCGGACACGATGCTGGCCGAGGTCCGCAAGGCCTACCCCAAGGGCCACGTTGGCCAGTACCTGCCGCCGCTGGACGCCGAACGCAGCGCACAATTCGTGGTGCATGACGCCGGGCGCGAACTGAACGTGTTCGTCGACCCCTACAGCGGCAAAGTCCTCGGCGAACAGGATGGCAAGCAGAACCTGCAGGCCATCGCCCGCGCCCTGCATGGCGAACTGATGGTCGGCACGGTCGGTGACCGCCTGGTAGAACTGGCCGCGGGCTGGGGCATCGTGCTGGTGGTGTCGGGCCTGTACTTGTGGTGGCCACGCGGGCGCAATGGCGCTGGCGTGCTGTGGCCACGGCTCTCGGCACGCGGCCGACTGTTCTGGCGCGACCTGCATGCGGTGACCGGTTTCTGGGGCTCAGCCTTGTTGCTGCTGATGCTGGTCAGCGGCATGACCTGGACCGGCCTGTGGGGCAAGCAGTACGCCGACTTGTGGAACCGCTTTCCGGCGGCCATGTGGAACGACGTGCCCAAGTCGGACCAACAGGCGGGTGAACTCAACAGCGCGCACCGCCAGACCGTGCCGTGGGCGATGGAAAACACGCCGATGCCGCAGTCCGGTGCACACGCCGAACATGCCGGGCATCACATGATGTCGAGCGCGCCGGCAGCGCCACAGATAAGCCTGCAGCAGGTCGAAGATATCGCTACCGCGCGCCAGGTCGAACCGGGTTACAGCATCACCGCGCCGACCACGGCCGATGGCGTGTTCACCATCGCCGTATTCGCCGACGACCCGCGCAACGACGCCACCCTGCATGTCGACCAGTACACCGGCAAGGTGCTGGCCGATGTGCGCTGGCAGGACTACAGCCCGGTCGCCCGTGCCACCGAGCTGGGTGTGATGCTGCATGAAGGCAAGATGTTCGGGGCGTTCAACCAGATCATCATCCTGCTGGTGTGCCTGATGATCTTGCTGGGCTCGGTGAGCGGGCTGGTGATGTGGTGGAAGCGCAGGCCGGCCGGCGGGCTGGGTGTGCCGCCGCTGCGCCATGACTTGCCGCGCTGGAAAGTAGCGGTGGGGGTGATGCTGGTGCTGGGGTTGATGTTCCCGCTGGTGGGGGTGTCGATGGTGGTGATGTGGATGGTGGATAGCTTGGTGGTGAGGCGCGGCCGGGTGCTGGCCAGCGCTTGA
- a CDS encoding TonB-dependent copper receptor, producing MSGCTPVFALSLRGTIAAVCGSLLAPVALAADPGHEGHAHDAPELSPTVITAVAPSSPLTVVTNPKDPRQPVPASDGADYLKTIPGFSAIRAGGTNGDPVLRGMFGSRLNILTNGGLMLGACPNRMDAPTSYISPETYDRLTVIKGPQSVIWGPGGSAGTILFEREPEKFGTLGSRVNASLLAGSNGRFDKVLDTAAGNDQAYARFVGNQSRSDDYHDGDDNTVPSRWDKWNGDVALGWTPDQDTLLELTAGKGDGEARYAGRGMDGSQFKRESLGLRFEKSNLGEVLDKVEAQVYYNYADHVMDNYSLRTPSGSGMMGMPMVSNVDRRTMGARIKATWRWADVQLIGGIDAQTNEHRKRGGMGVDAHKGQAWTKDADFHNYGAFGELTWYISGEDRMITGARLDRASARDFRATSATNGDTRADTLPSGFVRYEHDLAAIPATTYIGLGHAQRFPDYWELFSPKLAPPGAANAFDGIKPEKTTQLDFGVQYRDERMEAWASGYIGQIRDYILFDYQGMSSQARNIDARIMGGELGAAYQLTENWKADATLAYAWGKNSSDGTALPQMPPLESRLGLTYSRDVWSVGALWRLVAAQNRIAENQGNVVGKDYDNSAGFGVFSINGAYKVSNHLKLSAGVDNLFDKTYAEHLNLAGNAGFGYPASDPQPVNEPGRTFWTKVDFSF from the coding sequence ATGTCCGGCTGCACCCCTGTTTTTGCCTTGTCCCTGCGTGGGACCATCGCCGCCGTGTGCGGCTCGCTGCTCGCGCCCGTGGCCCTGGCCGCCGACCCAGGCCATGAAGGCCATGCACACGACGCCCCCGAGCTGAGCCCGACGGTGATCACCGCCGTGGCCCCGAGCTCGCCGCTGACCGTGGTCACCAACCCGAAAGACCCGCGCCAGCCGGTGCCGGCCAGCGACGGCGCCGACTACCTGAAGACCATCCCCGGCTTCTCGGCCATCCGCGCCGGCGGCACCAACGGCGACCCGGTACTGCGCGGCATGTTCGGTTCGCGCCTGAACATCCTCACCAATGGCGGCCTGATGCTGGGCGCCTGCCCCAACCGCATGGATGCCCCCACGTCGTACATTTCGCCGGAAACCTACGACCGCCTGACCGTGATCAAAGGCCCGCAAAGCGTGATCTGGGGCCCGGGCGGCTCGGCGGGCACCATCCTCTTCGAGCGCGAGCCGGAGAAGTTCGGCACCCTCGGCAGCCGGGTCAACGCCAGCCTGCTGGCCGGCTCCAACGGCCGCTTCGACAAGGTGCTGGACACCGCCGCCGGCAACGACCAGGCCTACGCCCGCTTCGTCGGCAACCAGTCGCGCTCGGACGACTACCATGACGGCGATGACAACACCGTGCCGTCACGCTGGGACAAGTGGAATGGCGATGTCGCCCTCGGCTGGACCCCCGACCAGGACACCCTGCTGGAACTCACCGCCGGCAAGGGCGATGGTGAGGCCCGCTATGCCGGGCGTGGCATGGACGGCTCGCAGTTCAAACGCGAAAGCCTGGGCCTGCGTTTCGAAAAATCCAACCTCGGCGAGGTGCTCGACAAGGTCGAGGCGCAGGTCTACTACAACTACGCCGACCACGTGATGGACAACTACAGCCTGCGCACGCCTTCGGGCAGCGGCATGATGGGCATGCCGATGGTCAGCAACGTCGACCGCCGCACCATGGGCGCACGCATAAAGGCCACCTGGCGCTGGGCCGATGTGCAACTGATCGGCGGCATCGACGCGCAGACCAACGAACATCGCAAACGCGGCGGCATGGGTGTGGACGCGCACAAGGGCCAGGCCTGGACCAAGGACGCCGACTTCCACAACTACGGTGCCTTCGGCGAGCTGACCTGGTACATCAGCGGTGAGGACCGCATGATTACCGGTGCCCGCCTGGACCGCGCCTCGGCCCGCGACTTCCGCGCAACCAGCGCCACCAACGGCGACACCCGCGCCGATACCCTGCCCAGCGGTTTCGTCCGCTACGAGCACGACCTGGCAGCCATCCCGGCCACCACGTACATCGGCCTTGGTCATGCCCAGCGTTTCCCCGATTACTGGGAGCTGTTCTCGCCCAAGCTGGCACCACCCGGTGCGGCCAATGCTTTCGACGGTATCAAACCAGAGAAGACCACCCAGCTCGACTTCGGTGTCCAGTACCGTGACGAGCGCATGGAAGCCTGGGCATCTGGCTACATCGGGCAGATCCGCGACTACATCCTGTTCGACTACCAGGGAATGAGCTCCCAGGCTCGCAACATCGACGCCCGCATCATGGGCGGCGAACTGGGCGCGGCCTACCAGCTGACGGAAAACTGGAAGGCCGACGCCACGCTGGCCTACGCCTGGGGCAAGAACAGCAGTGACGGCACAGCACTGCCGCAAATGCCGCCTCTGGAAAGCCGCCTGGGCCTGACCTACAGCCGCGATGTCTGGAGCGTCGGCGCATTGTGGCGGCTGGTGGCGGCGCAGAACCGCATCGCCGAGAACCAGGGCAACGTGGTCGGCAAGGACTACGACAACAGCGCCGGCTTCGGCGTGTTCTCGATCAATGGCGCCTACAAGGTAAGCAACCACCTCAAGCTCAGCGCGGGGGTCGACAACCTGTTCGACAAGACCTACGCCGAGCACTTGAACCTGGCCGGGAACGCCGGGTTCGGCTACCCGGCTAGCGATCCACAGCCGGTCAACGAGCCAGGCAGGACCTTCTGGACCAAGGTCGACTTCAGCTTCTGA
- a CDS encoding DUF2946 domain-containing protein, whose protein sequence is MSLPRNSISRTTRPDRRRAGGGWLSLFAMWMIFIGPLISQSMPMDHHAGMSMPMDMPMATAHQHGGDTHHGQTGDGQLHVMWEKCGYCSLLFNCPALPQALSPLSASSVVPTTHLFAPTRQGHARQAVFPGARSRAPPSSINV, encoded by the coding sequence ATGAGCCTGCCGCGCAACAGCATCAGCCGTACCACTCGCCCTGACCGCAGGCGCGCCGGTGGCGGATGGCTGAGCCTGTTCGCCATGTGGATGATCTTCATCGGCCCGCTGATTTCCCAGTCGATGCCGATGGACCACCACGCCGGCATGAGCATGCCGATGGACATGCCGATGGCCACCGCCCATCAGCATGGCGGCGACACCCATCACGGCCAGACTGGCGATGGCCAGCTGCATGTGATGTGGGAAAAGTGCGGTTACTGCAGCCTGTTGTTCAACTGCCCGGCCCTGCCCCAGGCCCTCAGCCCGCTCAGTGCCAGCAGCGTCGTACCCACCACCCACCTGTTCGCACCCACGCGCCAGGGCCATGCCCGGCAGGCTGTATTCCCCGGCGCGCGCAGCCGCGCCCCACCTTCCTCGATCAACGTCTGA
- a CDS encoding copper chaperone PCu(A)C encodes MLKHALVMAALLLPGAFANAHEYSVGDLHIAHPWSLQLPPNAPNVAAYFVVHNNGQADDRLLGVDSPISDDAQLHEHAMSASGAMKMQQIPSVVVPAGKDLTFAPSAYHVMLMQPKDRSLLSDGKRFPLTLHFEKAGDITVDVAVQKQAPTDQPQAHEHAH; translated from the coding sequence ATGCTCAAGCACGCCCTCGTCATGGCCGCCCTGTTGCTGCCCGGCGCCTTTGCCAATGCCCACGAATACAGCGTGGGTGACCTGCACATCGCCCACCCCTGGTCACTGCAACTGCCCCCCAACGCCCCCAACGTCGCGGCGTATTTCGTGGTGCACAACAATGGCCAGGCCGACGACCGCCTGCTCGGTGTCGACAGCCCCATCAGCGATGACGCACAACTGCACGAGCATGCCATGAGCGCCAGCGGTGCCATGAAGATGCAGCAGATACCCAGCGTGGTGGTGCCCGCCGGCAAGGACTTGACCTTCGCCCCCAGCGCCTACCATGTGATGCTGATGCAGCCCAAGGACCGCAGCCTGCTCAGCGACGGCAAGCGCTTCCCGTTGACCCTGCACTTCGAAAAGGCCGGCGATATCACCGTCGATGTGGCCGTGCAGAAGCAGGCGCCGACGGACCAGCCGCAAGCCCACGAACACGCGCACTGA
- a CDS encoding DUF2946 domain-containing protein, with protein sequence MPPRRHIAWIACLAVLFNLLAMPLSSAAPKGPAEQLLWGAFCSSMANKAKVDVQALAKIDLGPQSDDSASMMNCWCCSGAAPLLALPGYPPQLHNPPILLAGLPPPPADYHATPRQLWPALNPRASPLA encoded by the coding sequence ATGCCCCCACGTCGGCACATCGCCTGGATAGCCTGCCTTGCAGTGCTGTTCAACCTGCTGGCCATGCCGCTGTCTTCCGCCGCGCCCAAGGGCCCGGCCGAGCAGCTGCTGTGGGGGGCCTTCTGTTCCAGCATGGCCAACAAGGCCAAGGTCGACGTCCAGGCCCTGGCCAAGATCGACCTCGGCCCGCAAAGCGACGACAGCGCCAGCATGATGAATTGCTGGTGCTGCTCCGGCGCCGCGCCACTGCTGGCCTTGCCCGGCTACCCGCCGCAGCTGCACAACCCGCCGATACTGCTGGCCGGCCTGCCGCCACCACCCGCCGACTACCACGCCACGCCGCGCCAACTCTGGCCGGCGCTCAACCCCCGTGCCTCTCCGCTGGCCTGA
- a CDS encoding SPFH domain-containing protein, with the protein MTSLIVVVAIALFVLITVFKGVRIVPQGEEWVVERLGRYQSTLKPGLNIVIPYMDVVAYRLPTKDIILDVQQQEIITRDNAVIVANALCFAKVVDPQKASYGVQDFSFAVTSLTMTSLRAIVGAMDLDEALSSREQIKARLREAMSEQTEDWGVTVRSVEIQDIKPSENMQLAMERQAAAERERKADVTRAEGAKQAAILEAEARLQAARLDAEAQISLAEASARAISLVKDAVGNETVPAMYLLGERYVGAMENLAGSSNAKVVVLPADLQETVRGLMGRNKA; encoded by the coding sequence ATGACCAGCCTCATCGTCGTCGTCGCCATCGCCCTGTTCGTCCTGATCACCGTGTTCAAAGGGGTGCGCATCGTGCCCCAGGGCGAAGAATGGGTCGTCGAGCGCCTGGGCCGCTACCAGAGCACGCTCAAGCCCGGCCTGAACATCGTCATCCCGTACATGGACGTGGTCGCCTATCGCCTGCCTACCAAGGACATCATCCTCGATGTGCAGCAGCAGGAAATCATCACCCGGGACAACGCCGTGATCGTCGCCAACGCCCTGTGCTTCGCCAAGGTGGTCGACCCACAGAAGGCCTCCTATGGCGTGCAGGACTTCTCGTTCGCCGTCACCAGCCTGACCATGACCTCGCTGCGCGCCATCGTCGGGGCCATGGACCTGGACGAAGCGCTGTCCAGCCGCGAGCAGATCAAGGCGCGCCTGCGCGAGGCGATGTCCGAGCAGACCGAAGACTGGGGCGTGACCGTACGCTCGGTGGAAATCCAGGACATCAAACCCTCGGAGAACATGCAACTGGCCATGGAGCGCCAGGCGGCAGCCGAGCGTGAGCGCAAGGCCGACGTGACCCGTGCCGAAGGGGCCAAGCAGGCGGCGATTCTGGAAGCAGAAGCACGCTTGCAGGCTGCCAGGCTGGATGCCGAAGCGCAGATCAGCCTGGCCGAGGCCTCGGCGCGGGCGATTTCGCTGGTCAAGGACGCGGTCGGCAACGAGACCGTGCCGGCGATGTACCTGTTGGGCGAGCGCTATGTGGGGGCCATGGAGAACCTGGCGGGCAGCAGCAATGCCAAGGTGGTGGTGCTGCCGGCAGACCTGCAGGAGACCGTGCGTGGGTTGATGGGCCGCAACAAGGCTTGA
- a CDS encoding NfeD family protein, whose amino-acid sequence MEMQWWIWLVFGIALILLELVLPTFFILWFGIGAVLVSLISLAAPSLQLDMQVLLWVLMSSVTTALWFKLFRRKQPDVRWTAESVIGEVGLLTAGVSEFQKGRVRFQKPILGNEEWTCIADSEIAAGERVRLTAIEGNTARVIRA is encoded by the coding sequence ATGGAAATGCAATGGTGGATCTGGCTGGTCTTCGGCATCGCGCTGATCCTGCTCGAACTGGTCCTGCCGACGTTCTTCATCCTCTGGTTCGGCATCGGCGCCGTGCTGGTATCGCTCATTTCGCTGGCCGCCCCAAGCCTGCAACTGGACATGCAGGTGCTGCTGTGGGTTTTGATGTCGTCAGTCACCACGGCACTGTGGTTCAAGCTGTTCCGGCGCAAGCAACCAGACGTGCGCTGGACCGCCGAAAGCGTGATCGGTGAAGTGGGGCTGCTGACTGCTGGTGTCTCGGAGTTCCAGAAAGGCCGTGTGCGCTTCCAGAAGCCTATCCTCGGCAACGAGGAATGGACCTGCATCGCCGACAGCGAGATCGCGGCCGGCGAGCGGGTACGCCTGACCGCCATCGAAGGGAACACCGCCCGGGTCATTCGGGCCTGA